In a genomic window of Arthrobacter woluwensis:
- a CDS encoding methylenetetrahydrofolate reductase: METPEARTLSIHLEVIPAPGIVEAVRKAVPPSSSGSISVTCLPKHGVDATLAVATELAQDGHRVVPHLAAKGLSSRERLRRVLEECADAGITELFAVGGDAGTPAGPYADGEALLRDVAELGGGRFTVGVAGYPEGHPGIPDRVLLESLRRKQEHASRVVTQMCFSVERIGEYVTGLRREGVDLPVRVGVAGAVPTARLVTLAAKIGVGSSLRFLSGKTSLARNLLPGSRYAPGEMIDRLRRTPGIDSVQLYTFNSLDGLPAPGVGRAPHA; this comes from the coding sequence GTGGAAACCCCGGAAGCCCGCACGCTGTCCATACATCTCGAGGTCATCCCGGCCCCCGGCATCGTGGAGGCGGTGCGGAAGGCCGTGCCGCCGTCGTCGTCCGGCTCGATCAGCGTCACCTGCCTGCCCAAGCACGGCGTGGACGCCACGCTCGCGGTGGCCACCGAGCTCGCACAGGACGGTCACCGGGTGGTGCCGCACCTCGCGGCGAAGGGGCTGAGCAGCCGGGAGCGCCTGCGCCGGGTCCTGGAGGAATGCGCGGACGCGGGCATCACCGAGCTCTTCGCGGTGGGCGGCGACGCCGGCACTCCCGCCGGGCCGTACGCCGACGGCGAGGCGCTGCTGCGGGACGTCGCGGAGCTGGGTGGCGGGCGCTTCACCGTCGGCGTGGCCGGGTATCCCGAAGGGCACCCGGGGATCCCTGACCGCGTGCTGCTGGAATCCCTGCGGCGCAAACAGGAGCATGCGAGCAGGGTCGTGACGCAGATGTGCTTCTCGGTCGAGAGGATCGGCGAGTACGTCACCGGGCTTCGCCGCGAGGGAGTGGACCTTCCCGTCCGGGTGGGTGTGGCCGGGGCGGTCCCCACCGCCCGGCTCGTCACCCTCGCCGCGAAGATCGGGGTGGGGTCGTCCCTTCGTTTCCTCAGCGGCAAGACGTCCCTGGCCCGCAATCTCCTGCCCGGCAGCCGGTACGCGCCCGGGGAGATGATCGACCGGCTCCGGAGGACGCCGGGCATCGACAGCGTGCAGCTCTACACCTTCAACTCCCTCGACGGACTCCCGGCGCCCGGCGTAGGGAGAGCCCCTCACGCCTGA
- a CDS encoding DUF4395 domain-containing protein, with translation MTTSTSSGLKRLFAFPNPVNEYAARSTAGIIVVLSVVTLVLGLTAGWGWLLWLIALGFWLRVAGGPRYSPAGRLAVHVIAPRLGAPRLVPGPPKRFAQTIGAVLSTAAAILWTVGLAPVAWVLLGLLIVAASLESFAGFCLGCWIFGKLQNAGVIPESVCEACNNTTLRRA, from the coding sequence GTGACCACTTCCACCAGCTCCGGATTGAAGCGGCTGTTCGCGTTCCCGAACCCGGTGAACGAGTACGCCGCGCGTTCCACCGCGGGCATCATCGTGGTGCTGAGCGTCGTCACCCTGGTCCTCGGCCTGACGGCCGGCTGGGGATGGCTGCTCTGGCTCATCGCCCTGGGCTTCTGGCTCCGGGTGGCCGGCGGCCCACGCTACTCGCCCGCCGGACGCCTCGCGGTGCACGTCATCGCCCCGCGCCTGGGCGCACCGCGTCTGGTGCCCGGCCCTCCGAAGAGGTTCGCCCAGACCATCGGCGCTGTCCTCTCGACCGCCGCGGCCATCCTCTGGACCGTCGGTCTCGCCCCGGTGGCGTGGGTCCTGCTGGGCCTGCTGATCGTGGCGGCGTCCCTCGAATCCTTCGCCGGGTTCTGCCTGGGCTGCTGGATCTTCGGCAAGCTCCAGAACGCCGGTGTCATCCCGGAGAGCGTCTGCGAGGCCTGCAACAACACCACCCTCCGCCGGGCCTGA
- the lipA gene encoding lipoyl synthase encodes MTLVPEGRKLLRIEQRNAATPVERKPDWIKAKVQMGPEFVGLKNLVKKEGLHTVCEEAGCPNIFECWEDKEATFLIGGSECTRRCDFCQIDTGKPSPLDRLEPTKVARSVQSMNLRYATVTGVARDDLEDEGVWLYAETVRKIHELNPGTGVELLIPDFSGKPEHIQAICDSAPEVFAHNVETVPRIFKRIRPAFRYERSLDVITQGRTHGMVTKSNLILGMGETRQEISEALRDLHEAGCDLITITQYLRPSERHLPVDRWVKPQEFVDLADEAEDIGFLGVMSGPLVRSSYRAGRLWATAMRKKGRDIPENLAHIAEGIQDSGTTRQEARTLLTTQA; translated from the coding sequence GTGACTCTTGTCCCCGAAGGCCGTAAACTCCTGCGGATCGAACAACGCAATGCCGCGACCCCCGTGGAACGCAAACCCGACTGGATCAAAGCCAAAGTCCAGATGGGACCCGAGTTCGTCGGCCTGAAAAACCTCGTCAAAAAAGAAGGCCTGCACACCGTCTGCGAAGAAGCCGGCTGCCCCAACATCTTCGAATGCTGGGAAGACAAAGAAGCAACCTTCCTCATCGGCGGCTCCGAATGCACCCGCCGCTGCGACTTCTGCCAGATCGACACCGGCAAACCCTCCCCCCTGGACCGGCTCGAACCCACCAAAGTCGCCCGCTCCGTGCAGTCCATGAACCTGCGCTACGCCACCGTCACCGGCGTCGCCCGCGACGACCTCGAAGACGAAGGCGTCTGGCTCTACGCCGAAACCGTGCGCAAAATCCACGAACTCAACCCCGGCACCGGAGTGGAACTGCTCATCCCCGACTTCTCCGGCAAACCCGAACACATCCAAGCCATCTGCGACTCCGCCCCGGAAGTGTTCGCCCACAACGTCGAAACCGTCCCCCGCATCTTCAAACGCATCCGCCCCGCCTTCCGCTACGAACGCTCCCTGGATGTCATCACCCAAGGCCGCACCCACGGCATGGTCACCAAATCCAACCTCATCCTCGGCATGGGCGAAACCCGCCAGGAGATCTCCGAGGCCCTGCGCGATCTGCACGAGGCCGGCTGTGACCTGATCACCATCACCCAATACCTCCGACCCTCCGAACGCCACCTGCCCGTGGACCGCTGGGTCAAACCCCAGGAATTCGTCGACCTCGCCGACGAAGCCGAAGACATCGGCTTCCTCGGCGTCATGTCCGGACCCCTGGTCCGCTCCTCCTACCGCGCCGGACGCCTCTGGGCCACCGCCATGCGCAAAAAAGGACGCGACATCCCCGAAAACCTCGCCCACATCGCCGAAGGCATCCAAGACTCCGGCACCACCCGCCAAGAAGCCCGCACCCTCCTCACCACCCAGGCCTGA
- the glyA gene encoding serine hydroxymethyltransferase → MSAAVSEYEQVVPASLNASLAELDPEVAAKIDDELHRQREGLEMIASENHTAFAVMQAQGSVLTNKYAEGYPGKRYYGGCEHVDVIEQLAIDRIKDLFGAEFANVQPHSGAQANASVMHALIKPGDTIMGLNLAHGGHLTHGMRINFSGKLYNVVPYGVREDTHTVDMAEVERLAQEHRPALIVAGWSAYARQLDFAEFRRIADSVGAYLMVDMAHFAGLVAAGLHPSPVPHAHVTTSTTHKTLAGPRGGIILSNNADIAKKINSAVFPGQQGGPLEHVIAGKAVAFKIAASEEFRERQERVLAGARILAERLTRSDVADKGISVVSGGTDVHLVLVDLRDCELNGQQAEDRLAAIDITVNRNAVPFDPRPPMVTSGLRIGTPALATRGFGEAAFREVADIIAEALIADDDADLTGLRDRVRALAAAHPLYPGVNGLS, encoded by the coding sequence GTGAGCGCCGCCGTCTCCGAGTACGAGCAGGTCGTCCCGGCTTCGCTGAACGCGTCCCTCGCGGAGCTGGATCCCGAGGTCGCGGCGAAGATCGACGACGAACTGCACCGCCAGCGCGAGGGCCTCGAGATGATCGCGTCGGAGAACCACACCGCGTTCGCCGTCATGCAGGCCCAGGGCTCCGTCCTGACCAACAAGTACGCCGAGGGCTACCCGGGCAAGCGCTACTACGGCGGCTGCGAGCACGTGGACGTCATCGAGCAGCTCGCCATCGACCGGATCAAGGACCTCTTCGGCGCGGAGTTCGCCAACGTCCAGCCGCACTCCGGCGCCCAGGCCAACGCCTCCGTCATGCACGCGCTCATCAAGCCCGGCGACACCATCATGGGCCTGAACCTGGCCCACGGCGGCCACCTCACGCACGGCATGCGGATCAACTTCTCCGGCAAGCTCTACAACGTCGTCCCGTACGGCGTCCGCGAGGACACGCACACCGTGGACATGGCCGAGGTCGAGCGGCTGGCGCAGGAGCACCGGCCCGCCCTGATCGTGGCCGGCTGGTCCGCCTACGCCCGTCAGCTCGACTTCGCCGAGTTCCGCCGGATCGCCGACTCCGTGGGCGCCTACCTCATGGTGGACATGGCGCACTTCGCCGGGCTGGTCGCGGCCGGGCTGCACCCCTCGCCCGTGCCGCATGCCCACGTCACGACCTCCACGACGCACAAGACGCTGGCGGGCCCGCGCGGCGGCATCATCCTGTCCAACAACGCGGACATCGCCAAGAAGATCAACTCGGCCGTGTTCCCCGGGCAGCAGGGCGGCCCGCTGGAGCACGTCATCGCGGGCAAGGCAGTGGCCTTCAAGATCGCGGCGTCCGAGGAGTTCCGTGAGCGTCAGGAGCGCGTCCTGGCAGGTGCGCGGATCCTGGCCGAGCGTCTCACCCGGTCCGACGTGGCCGACAAGGGCATCTCCGTGGTCTCCGGCGGCACCGATGTTCACCTGGTGCTGGTGGATCTGCGCGATTGCGAGCTGAACGGCCAGCAGGCCGAGGACCGCCTGGCCGCCATCGACATCACGGTCAACCGCAACGCCGTCCCGTTCGACCCGCGTCCGCCGATGGTCACCTCGGGCCTGCGGATCGGCACCCCGGCCCTGGCCACCCGCGGCTTCGGCGAGGCAGCCTTCCGTGAGGTCGCGGACATCATCGCGGAGGCCCTGATCGCCGACGACGACGCCGACCTCACCGGCCTGCGGGACCGTGTGCGTGCGCTCGCCGCGGCCCACCCGCTGTACCCGGGCGTGAACGGCCTCAGCTGA
- a CDS encoding MerR family transcriptional regulator, which translates to MEDDEDWSIQEVARMAGTTSRTLRHYEQVGLLKPSRVGHNGYRHYDRDALVTLQRILLLRGLGLGLPAIGEVLSRQSDQAEALSRHLELLRQDQERLARQIQAVEHTIRQVKGGGRLMAQDMFDGFDHTQYKEEVEQRWGAKAYADSDAWWRGLGEDGRRVWQERQQRLGADWTAAAGRGVDPASDEAQALAARHDAWLSGIPGTPGHPDGAPKEYLLGLAEMYVSDPRFAANYGGQGGAEFVRDALRVYVEHRDA; encoded by the coding sequence ATGGAGGACGACGAGGACTGGAGCATCCAAGAAGTGGCCCGCATGGCCGGGACCACCAGCCGCACCCTGAGGCACTACGAACAGGTGGGGCTGCTGAAGCCGAGCCGAGTGGGGCACAACGGCTATCGCCATTACGACCGCGACGCCCTGGTCACCTTGCAGAGGATCCTCCTGCTCCGCGGACTGGGACTCGGTCTGCCGGCGATCGGTGAAGTGCTGTCCCGGCAGTCCGACCAGGCGGAGGCACTCAGCCGGCACCTGGAGCTGCTGCGGCAGGACCAGGAGCGGCTGGCCCGCCAGATCCAGGCGGTGGAGCACACGATCAGACAAGTGAAAGGAGGTGGTCGGCTCATGGCACAGGACATGTTCGATGGATTCGATCACACGCAGTACAAGGAAGAGGTCGAGCAGCGCTGGGGCGCCAAGGCGTACGCGGATTCGGATGCCTGGTGGCGCGGGCTCGGCGAGGACGGGCGGCGCGTCTGGCAGGAACGCCAGCAGCGGCTGGGCGCCGACTGGACCGCCGCGGCGGGCCGCGGCGTCGACCCGGCGAGCGACGAGGCCCAGGCTCTCGCCGCACGGCACGATGCCTGGCTCTCCGGGATCCCCGGGACGCCTGGACATCCGGACGGCGCTCCGAAGGAGTATCTGCTCGGCCTGGCCGAGATGTACGTGTCGGACCCGAGATTCGCGGCGAACTACGGCGGACAGGGCGGAGCGGAATTCGTGCGTGACGCCCTGCGCGTCTATGTGGAGCACCGGGACGCCTGA
- a CDS encoding DUF4073 domain-containing protein produces MKPLTRRTAIATSLAGLAAVGTASAAQAGSTSAPTTSGWGRARSVFSVISDIQGDLHDFAMALQDIETTNPRTRSAGLVINGDITPRGYDFEYTDVRKVLDSNPHPRNAHWVIGNHEFYVPKWLNPTTLRQETWPNGCTEEKLYNNFYDFTGRKKVYTEVDLGGVPALLLGTEKYMHYHDSKLWDEVWLSDEQFAWLESRLAYYARRRKPVMVFCHHPLSNTVSGTRNALYKGDYLQADRLLNILGQYKNVFFFSGHTHWDLNLSDWAVRRVVPGTSNPEGFMTVNTGAIQTLWEDDGHGSERALDGLEASGLQVEVSHDSVLLRARDYRRRQWIKELHVPLSF; encoded by the coding sequence ATGAAACCCCTCACCCGCCGCACGGCGATCGCCACCTCCCTGGCCGGACTCGCCGCCGTGGGCACCGCATCGGCAGCTCAGGCCGGCAGCACGTCCGCACCCACCACGTCCGGCTGGGGCCGTGCCCGCAGCGTCTTCTCGGTCATCAGTGACATCCAGGGTGATCTGCACGATTTCGCCATGGCCCTGCAGGACATCGAGACCACCAACCCCCGCACCCGCAGCGCCGGCCTGGTGATCAACGGCGACATCACCCCGCGCGGCTACGACTTCGAATACACCGACGTCCGCAAGGTGCTGGATTCCAATCCGCACCCCCGCAACGCCCACTGGGTGATCGGAAACCACGAGTTCTACGTCCCGAAGTGGCTGAACCCCACCACACTCCGTCAGGAGACCTGGCCGAACGGGTGCACCGAGGAGAAGCTGTACAACAACTTCTACGACTTCACGGGCCGCAAGAAGGTCTACACCGAGGTGGACCTGGGCGGCGTCCCGGCGCTCCTGCTGGGCACCGAGAAGTACATGCACTACCACGACAGCAAGCTCTGGGACGAGGTGTGGCTGAGCGACGAGCAGTTCGCCTGGCTCGAATCGCGCCTGGCCTATTACGCCCGCCGCCGCAAGCCCGTGATGGTGTTCTGCCACCACCCGCTTTCCAACACCGTCTCCGGCACCCGGAACGCGCTCTACAAGGGTGATTACCTGCAGGCCGACCGGCTCCTCAACATTCTGGGCCAGTACAAGAACGTGTTCTTCTTCAGCGGGCACACCCACTGGGACCTGAACCTCTCCGACTGGGCCGTGCGCCGCGTGGTGCCCGGCACCAGCAACCCGGAGGGCTTCATGACCGTCAACACGGGCGCCATCCAGACCCTCTGGGAGGACGACGGCCACGGCAGCGAGCGCGCCCTGGACGGCCTGGAGGCCAGCGGCCTGCAGGTGGAGGTCTCCCACGACTCCGTGCTGCTCCGGGCCCGGGACTACCGACGCCGGCAGTGGATCAAGGAACTGCACGTCCCGCTCTCCTTCTGA
- the gcvH gene encoding glycine cleavage system protein GcvH, which yields MSTVDAGLRYSAEHEWVAQDGDGAVRVGISAVAADALGDIVYVDLPEVGAVITAGETCGEVESTKSVSDLYAPVSGEITAVNAAASDDPALINSDPYGEGWLFTVAVTAEGPLLSAEEYAAANGGEL from the coding sequence ATGAGCACAGTGGACGCCGGTCTGAGGTATTCGGCCGAGCACGAGTGGGTCGCGCAGGACGGGGACGGCGCCGTGCGCGTCGGCATCTCCGCCGTGGCGGCGGATGCCCTGGGAGACATCGTCTATGTGGACCTGCCCGAGGTCGGCGCCGTCATCACCGCCGGGGAGACCTGCGGCGAGGTGGAGTCCACCAAGTCCGTGTCCGATCTGTACGCCCCGGTCTCGGGCGAGATCACCGCGGTCAACGCCGCGGCGTCGGACGACCCGGCCCTGATCAACAGCGACCCGTACGGCGAGGGCTGGCTCTTCACCGTGGCCGTCACCGCTGAGGGCCCGCTGCTGTCCGCCGAGGAGTACGCCGCGGCCAACGGAGGCGAACTGTGA
- a CDS encoding Dps family protein — protein MKASPTLAANLQAVLTDLIELHLQGKQAHWNIVGPNFRDLHLQLDVLIDLARNLSDDVAERMRALEAVPDGRSVTVEKETNLAAFPEGLISTHDAIDRIVAAINATVGTTRKVHDQVDEEDPTSADLLHTVLEGLEQQAWLIGAENMKP, from the coding sequence ATGAAGGCATCACCCACGCTCGCGGCCAATCTCCAGGCCGTGCTGACCGACCTGATCGAATTGCACCTGCAGGGCAAGCAGGCCCACTGGAACATCGTGGGACCGAACTTCCGCGATCTGCACCTCCAGCTGGACGTCCTGATCGACCTGGCCCGCAACCTCAGTGACGACGTCGCCGAGCGCATGCGCGCCCTGGAGGCCGTTCCGGACGGCCGCAGCGTCACCGTCGAGAAGGAGACCAACCTCGCGGCCTTCCCCGAGGGCCTGATCTCCACGCACGACGCCATCGACCGCATCGTCGCGGCCATCAACGCCACCGTGGGCACCACCCGCAAGGTCCACGACCAGGTGGACGAGGAGGACCCCACCTCGGCGGACCTCCTGCACACCGTGCTCGAGGGACTCGAGCAGCAGGCCTGGCTCATCGGCGCGGAGAACATGAAGCCCTGA
- a CDS encoding APC family permease, producing the protein MEQHHPRSAHQDVDGKGLKSGQLGLLAIVVIGLSTIAPAYTLTGALGPTVQEVGAQLPIIFVIGFIPMILVALAYRELNTDSPDSGTTFTWSTKAFGPWIGFMGGWGLLAANIIVLSNLAGVAVDFFYLFLAQVTGVAGLADLAGNQWINVATCLVFVVAAVWISYRGLETAKNVQYVLVGFQLLVLGLFAVMAIVNWENSGQGMAFSWDWFDITKVDSFSAITAGISLSIFVYWGWDVCLTLNEEAKDGRKTAGKAGTITALSVLAIYLLVAIACIMFAGIGEQGFGLRNPENSGNIFTALASPIMGPLAILMSLAVLSSSAASLQSTFMSPARGLLAMGHYGALPKSMAKVDPVHFTPANATVAAGVISWGFYAVMHIVSQNVLNDTILALGLMICFYYGLTAFACVWYFRKTLLASPRNFLLRGLAPVVGGIMLFVVMIQTAVDSWDPAFGSGTAVFGVGLVFVVGVGILLLGVVVMFVMARKRPEFFRGETLKMDTPALVD; encoded by the coding sequence ATGGAACAACATCACCCCCGCAGCGCCCACCAGGATGTGGACGGCAAAGGGCTCAAGTCCGGTCAGCTCGGCCTGCTGGCGATCGTCGTCATCGGCCTCTCGACCATCGCCCCCGCGTACACCCTGACCGGCGCCCTCGGCCCCACGGTCCAGGAGGTGGGCGCGCAGCTTCCCATCATCTTCGTCATCGGCTTCATCCCGATGATCCTGGTGGCCCTGGCGTACCGCGAGCTCAACACCGACTCCCCGGATTCCGGCACCACCTTCACCTGGAGCACCAAGGCCTTCGGACCCTGGATCGGCTTCATGGGCGGCTGGGGCCTGCTCGCCGCGAACATCATCGTGCTGTCCAATCTGGCGGGCGTGGCAGTGGACTTCTTCTACCTCTTCCTGGCGCAGGTCACGGGCGTGGCGGGGCTGGCCGATCTGGCGGGCAACCAGTGGATCAACGTGGCCACGTGCCTCGTCTTCGTGGTGGCGGCCGTGTGGATCAGCTACCGCGGGCTGGAGACCGCCAAGAACGTCCAGTACGTCCTGGTGGGCTTCCAGCTCCTGGTGCTGGGCCTCTTCGCCGTCATGGCGATCGTGAACTGGGAGAACTCCGGCCAGGGCATGGCCTTCTCCTGGGACTGGTTCGACATCACCAAGGTGGACAGCTTCAGCGCGATCACCGCGGGCATCTCCCTCTCGATCTTCGTGTACTGGGGCTGGGACGTCTGCCTGACCCTGAATGAGGAGGCCAAGGACGGCCGGAAGACCGCCGGCAAGGCGGGCACCATCACGGCCCTCTCCGTGCTAGCCATCTACCTGCTGGTCGCCATCGCCTGCATCATGTTCGCCGGCATCGGGGAACAGGGCTTCGGCCTGCGGAACCCGGAGAACTCGGGCAACATCTTCACGGCGCTCGCCTCGCCCATCATGGGCCCGCTCGCCATCCTGATGTCCCTGGCCGTGCTCTCCAGCTCGGCGGCGTCCCTGCAGTCGACCTTCATGTCGCCGGCCCGCGGCCTGCTCGCCATGGGACACTACGGCGCCCTGCCCAAGTCGATGGCCAAGGTCGACCCGGTGCACTTCACCCCGGCCAACGCCACCGTCGCGGCGGGCGTGATCTCGTGGGGCTTCTACGCGGTGATGCACATCGTGAGCCAGAACGTCCTCAATGACACCATCCTGGCCCTCGGCCTGATGATCTGCTTCTACTACGGCCTCACGGCGTTCGCTTGCGTCTGGTACTTCCGGAAGACCCTGCTGGCCAGCCCGCGGAACTTCCTCCTGCGCGGCCTGGCGCCGGTGGTGGGCGGCATCATGCTGTTCGTCGTCATGATCCAGACCGCGGTCGACTCGTGGGACCCGGCCTTCGGTTCCGGCACGGCCGTGTTCGGCGTCGGCCTGGTGTTCGTGGTGGGCGTGGGGATCCTGCTCCTCGGCGTCGTGGTGATGTTCGTGATGGCTCGCAAGCGGCCCGAGTTCTTCCGCGGGGAGACCCTGAAGATGGACACCCCGGCCCTGGTGGACTGA
- a CDS encoding DUF1345 domain-containing protein, translating into MSVGFIVHLVAQFGLCVLGFFPVVVAEKDTSILELLALWCLLGSIYAVIILFRLSREARIIPPASQAVPAAAEIAPAVRILTVVGTALASLIGLTAAAQVLLAPNAGDEDLRLLADTVGVWSMLLSWALMQWGFAQIYFQRHYGKTGPLLRVPGTTTPRMVDFVYFAFTMGTTFAASDCEVLDSRGRWLVTWHSVLSFFFNGFIIVLALNTITGK; encoded by the coding sequence GTGAGCGTCGGGTTCATCGTGCATCTGGTCGCCCAGTTCGGGCTGTGCGTGCTCGGGTTCTTCCCGGTGGTGGTCGCCGAGAAGGACACCAGCATCCTGGAACTGCTGGCCCTGTGGTGCCTGCTCGGGTCGATCTACGCGGTCATCATCCTGTTCCGCCTCAGCCGGGAGGCCCGCATCATCCCGCCGGCGTCCCAGGCGGTCCCGGCCGCGGCCGAGATCGCTCCCGCGGTCCGGATCCTCACCGTCGTCGGGACGGCGCTGGCCAGCCTGATCGGGCTCACCGCAGCGGCGCAGGTGCTCCTCGCCCCCAACGCGGGGGACGAGGATCTGCGGCTCCTGGCCGACACCGTGGGTGTGTGGAGCATGCTGCTGTCCTGGGCCCTCATGCAGTGGGGATTCGCCCAGATCTACTTCCAGCGGCACTACGGGAAGACCGGGCCGCTCCTGCGGGTACCGGGGACCACGACGCCCCGGATGGTGGATTTCGTCTATTTCGCTTTCACCATGGGAACCACGTTCGCGGCGTCGGACTGTGAAGTGCTGGACTCCCGCGGACGCTGGCTGGTCACGTGGCACTCGGTGCTCAGCTTCTTCTTCAACGGCTTCATCATCGTCCTCGCCCTGAACACGATCACCGGGAAATGA
- a CDS encoding polysaccharide deacetylase family protein, with translation MPESFISRRAALLALGAATAPLLGACADSPTAAPGAKTGGGQGPSASGGATSSATPTPTQTPSATPTPRKTFVGDFRLPPVQNGLAPVITRVTTKQPVVFLTIDDGVVRTQESLDLLDEYGYPATLFLTKSAIAGNPDFFKKFQARGDRIQNHTISHNTSMVQASYEYQLGEVAGMQDYIKRHYGTTPSLFRPPGGAYSNAMRTAVAAAGLKAVIDWECKANAGRMDYQVGNGLRPGDICLMHFRPEFKRDLAAFHQAQKASGLTVVRLEEFLGI, from the coding sequence ATGCCGGAATCATTCATCAGCCGCCGCGCGGCTCTGCTGGCCTTGGGAGCCGCCACGGCCCCGTTGCTAGGGGCCTGCGCCGACTCGCCGACCGCCGCTCCCGGCGCGAAAACAGGCGGCGGTCAGGGCCCGTCCGCGAGCGGAGGCGCGACGTCGTCGGCCACTCCGACGCCGACCCAGACGCCGAGCGCCACCCCCACACCCCGCAAGACCTTCGTGGGTGACTTCAGGCTTCCGCCCGTCCAGAACGGCCTGGCGCCGGTCATCACCCGGGTGACGACGAAGCAGCCGGTGGTGTTCCTGACGATCGACGACGGCGTGGTCAGGACCCAGGAGTCCCTCGATCTGCTGGACGAGTACGGGTACCCGGCCACGCTGTTCCTGACGAAGAGCGCGATCGCGGGCAACCCGGACTTCTTCAAGAAGTTCCAGGCCCGCGGCGATCGCATCCAGAACCACACCATCAGTCACAATACCTCCATGGTCCAGGCGAGCTACGAGTACCAGCTCGGCGAGGTCGCCGGCATGCAGGACTACATCAAACGTCACTACGGGACCACGCCCTCGCTGTTCCGGCCGCCCGGAGGGGCGTACTCGAACGCCATGCGCACCGCCGTGGCCGCCGCGGGTCTGAAAGCCGTCATCGACTGGGAGTGCAAGGCCAACGCCGGGCGGATGGACTACCAGGTGGGCAACGGCCTGCGCCCGGGTGACATCTGCCTCATGCACTTCCGGCCGGAATTCAAACGGGACCTCGCGGCGTTTCACCAGGCACAGAAGGCCTCCGGACTGACCGTGGTCCGCCTGGAGGAGTTCCTCGGAATCTGA